In Labrus bergylta chromosome 1, fLabBer1.1, whole genome shotgun sequence, one genomic interval encodes:
- the LOC114918275 gene encoding B-cell receptor CD22-like produces the protein MRGAAMSLKAAVSGLVIFLLSVSVVQGQDSWRVTYSSLQICAYKGSTVEMNCTFTYPERTKGEVNSLQKTFWLRKDGFYYKDVETVSEYSGRVKNICDENKCTLRITNLRETDSTVYRFGFITNKDSYHGRPGVTLSVTDLQVKVSRPHEALLFQCLSGLSSQTSYIWFRNGHQIEHQTLYYYYPPEQLLQTDSYSCALSGHEKCPSPPVYAPKLPSVSVSPSAEIVEGSSVTLTCSSDANPAATFKWYKRNQTSKYLGEGAQLVFSSIKSSDSGEFSCKAENDLGKPTYKWISIDVKYAPQFPSVSVSPSAEIVEGSSVTLNCSSDANPAANYTWFKKNGPLNLNPSNAGAQLVLSSVNSSASGKYYCEAENTLGRRTSKHISINVKWGGKSVAVAGTITVVLLVIVFLSVLVWIRQKRASNEPSEAEERQEHTEQGQPEEQEDLQYASIHFSKTQEPLYSNTRPARPPRRTEQQDVTEYAAVKFTRNSTAMRTRSKEPEEDPAALYSTVNKSR, from the exons atgagaggagcagctatgagtttgaaagcagcagtgagtggattggttatcttccttctctctgtgtcag TGGTTCAGGGTCAGGACAGCTGGAGAGTGACTTACTCTTCTCTTCAGATCTGTGCTTATAAAGGATCAACTGTGGAGATGAACTGCACCTTCACATACCCAGAGAGGACAAAAGGAGAAGTTAACTCACTTCAGAAAACATTCTGGTTGAGAAAAGATGGTTTTTATTACAAAGATGTAGAAACAGTTTCAGAGTATTCAGGTCGTGTGAAGAATATCTGTGATGAGAACAAATGCACTCTGAGAATCACaaacctgagagagacagactcgACTGTGTACAGGTTTGGATTCAtaacaaacaaagacagttaTCATGGTCGACCTGGGGTCACTCTGTCAGTCACAG ATCTCCAGGTGAAGGTGAGCAGACCACATGAGGCTCTGCTCTTTCAGTGTCTCAGTGGACTTTCCAGTCAAACCTCCTACATCTGGTTCAGGAACGGACATCAAATCGAACAtcaaacattatattattattatccacCAGAGCAGCTTCTTCAGACAGACAGTTACTCCTGTGCTCTATCAGGACATGAGAAGTGCCCGtctcctccagtgt atgctccaaagcttccctctgtgtcagtgagtccctctgctgagatagtggagggcagttcagtgactctgacctgtagcagtgatgctaacccagcagctacTTTTAAATGGTACAAGAGAAATCAGACCTCTAAATACCTTGGTGAAGGAGCTCAGCTCGTCTTCAGCTCCATCAAGTCCTCTGACTCTGGAGAGTTTTCATGTAAAGCTGAGAACGATCTGGGAAAGCCGACCTATAAATGGATCTCTAttgatgtgaaat atgctccacagtttccctctgtgtcagtgagtccctctgctgagatagtggagggcagttcagtgactctgaactgcagcagtgatgctaacccagcagctaattaCACCTGGTTCAAGAAGAATGGACCTCTAAACCttaatccctcaaatgcagGAGCACAGCTTGTCCTTAGTTCAGTCAACTCCTCGGCCTCTGGAAAGTATTACTGCGAAGCTGAGAACACGCTGGGGAGAAGGACATCCAAACACATCTCTATAAATGTCAAAT GGGGAGGGAAATCAGTGGCTGTTGCTGGAACAATCACGGTTGTTCTCCTGGTTATCGTGTTCCTCTCTGTCCTCGTGTGGATCAG ACAAAAGAGGGCTTCCAATGAACCGTCTgaggctgaagagagacaagaacACACGGAGCAG GGACAaccagaggagcaggaagaccTTCAGTATGCCAGCATACACTTCTCTAAAACCCAGGAGCCTCTGTACAGCAATACCAGACCAGCTCGGCCCCCCAGAAGAACGGAGCAGCAGGACGTCACTGAGTACGCTGCCGTCAAATTTACCAGGAACAGCACCGCCATGAG AACCAGAAGTAAAGAACCTGAAGAGGATCCAGCTGCTCTGTACAGCACCGTCAACAAAAGCCGATGA